Proteins encoded in a region of the Pangasianodon hypophthalmus isolate fPanHyp1 chromosome 21, fPanHyp1.pri, whole genome shotgun sequence genome:
- the LOC113543140 gene encoding claudin-4-like encodes MASQGIQSIGILTAFLGWLGAIVACGLPQWKVTAFIGANIVTAQIIWEGIWMTCAVQSTGQMQCKIYDSLLALSADLQAARAMIIISILAGIFGIMMSIAGGKCTNCIEDTRAKSMACIVAGVSFIIAGVLCLIPVSWTAHSIIVDFYNPILTDAQRREMGTCLYIGWAAAGLMLLGGALLCLNCPPREQRIYNPKYSSARLTPISKEYV; translated from the coding sequence ATGGCGTCTCAAGGAATTCAGTCCATTGGTATTCTCACAGCCTTCTTGGGATGGTTGGGAGCCATTGTTGCATGTGGGTTGCCTCAGTGGAAAGTAACCGCGTTCATTGGTGCAAACATTGTGACAGCGCAGATCATCTGGGAGGGAATTTGGATGACTTGTGCAGTGCAGAGCACCGGGCAGATGCAGTGCAAGATTTATGACTCCCTGTTGGCACTCAGTGCGGACTTGCAGGCCGCCAGAGCAATGATCATTATCTCCATTTTGGCTGGTATCTTTGGAATCATGATGTCCATCGCTGGTGGGAAGTGCACCAACTGCATTGAGGATACACGTGCTAAGTCTATGGCATGCATCGTGGCTGGGGTGTCATTTATAATCGCGGGTGTGCTCTGTTTGATCCCTGTATCCTGGACAGCTCACAGCATCATCGTAGATTTTTATAATCCCATATTGACGGATGCACAGCGGAGGGAAATGGGGACTTGTTTGTACATTGGCTGGGCAGCTGCAGGTCTTATGCTGCTGGGGGGAGCGCTGCTCTGCCTGAACTGCCCTCCCAGAGAGCAGCGCATCTACAACCCAAAGTACTCCTCTGCAAGATTAACCCCTATCTCCAAGGAATAcgtctga